The following coding sequences lie in one Bacteroidota bacterium genomic window:
- a CDS encoding peptidylprolyl isomerase → MKTAEIVTAKGTMKVEFYEKDAPGTVKNFCDLAKKGFYDGLTFHRVIPGFVVQGGCPKGTGVGGPGYTIKCELDGDNQFHDKGVLSMAHAGRDTGGSQFFIVISRAQTAHLDRKHTCFGKVVEGLDIIEQIRGGDVIEKIVVHEN, encoded by the coding sequence ATGAAAACAGCAGAAATAGTTACAGCAAAAGGTACAATGAAAGTGGAGTTTTATGAAAAAGATGCTCCCGGAACAGTTAAGAATTTTTGTGATTTGGCAAAAAAAGGATTTTATGATGGATTAACATTTCATCGTGTGATTCCGGGATTTGTGGTTCAAGGTGGTTGTCCAAAAGGCACTGGAGTTGGCGGTCCTGGTTATACAATTAAATGTGAGTTGGATGGCGACAACCAATTTCATGATAAGGGTGTATTGTCAATGGCACATGCGGGCAGAGATACCGGTGGGTCTCAGTTTTTTATTGTGATTAGCCGTGCACAAACAGCACATTTGGATAGAAAACATACATGTTTTGGAAAAGTAGTGGAAGGGTTGGACATCATTGAACAAATTAGAGGTGGGGATGTGATTGAGAAGATTGTTGTTCATGAAAATTAA